In the Mytilus trossulus isolate FHL-02 chromosome 1, PNRI_Mtr1.1.1.hap1, whole genome shotgun sequence genome, one interval contains:
- the LOC134727114 gene encoding receptor-type tyrosine-protein phosphatase epsilon-like: MSYGKTRSDYINAVIIPGYAVDSKMFVTQCPLVETVIDFWTMMYDHSSRIIVLLDPANKGAPLWLEKKEMLQFDDFRVIKETENAREGIQLTLNHTKNKEQISIHVFTAEDWTISNAPPSPEHMLDLLQRVQNCWEIQKVPITVVCSDGCSKSGLFVALRLVLEKIQIDEEIDIFQVVREIQTRRPEFLSEYDQYEYCYKCIKDLIEGDSSDSLYANI; encoded by the exons ATGTCTTATGGTAAAACCAGAAGTGACTACATCAATGCAGTAATAATTCCA GGCTATGCAGTTGATAGTAAAATGTTTGTAACACAGTGCCCACTTGTTGAAACTGTAATTGATTTTTGGACAATGATGTATGATCACAGTTCCagaattattgttttgttggATCCCGCAAATAAG ggAGCTCCATTGTGGTTAGAGAAAAAGGAAATGTTACAGTTTGATGATTTCCGTGTTATCAAAGAAACGGAAAATGCAAGGGAAGGTATTCAGCTTACCTTAAACCATACG aaaaataaagaacaaatcTCAATCCATGTTTTCACTGCTGAGGATTGGACGATCAGTAATGCACCACCATCACCAGAACATATGCTAGATCTTCTACAGCGTGTACAAAACTGCTGGGAAATTCAAAAAGTTCCTATAACTGTAGTTTGTAG TGATGGCTGTAGTAAGAGTGGGTTATTTGTTGCATTGAGATTGGTTttggaaaaaatacaaatagatgAAGAAATCGATATTTTCCAAGTAGTTAGAGAAATTCAAACAAGGCGACCAGAATTCCTATCGGAATAT GATCAGTACGAATATTGTTACAAGTGTATCAAAGACCTAATAGAAGGGGATTCTAGTGATTCgttgtatgcaaatatttaa